In the Rubrivivax gelatinosus IL144 genome, GACGGCCTGCGGCACGACGACGCCGCCGGCGCGGTTGTGCGTGTTCTCGATCTGCAGCAGCGTGGTCGGCGGAAACACCGGCAAGCCGCTGGGCTTGATCGCCGCGTCCAGCTCGTCGACGTCGAAGACGCCGCCCGAGCCGACCTCGACGATCTGCACGCCGGCGTTGGCCGCCGAGCCGCCGGCCTCGTGCCAGGCGGCATGGCATTCGCGCGCCGCGACGACCTCGTCGCCCGGGCGCGTCAGCACACGCAGCGCGACCTGGTTGGCCATCGTGCCCGAGGGCAGCCAGATCGCCGCTTCCTTGCCCAGCAGCTCGGCGCAGCGGCGCTGCAGCGCGTTCGTCGTCGGGTCCTCGCCGTACTGGTCGTCGCCGACCTCGGCGGCGGCCATCGCGGCGCGCATCGCCGCGGTCGGGCGGGTGACGGTGTCGGAACGCAGGTCGATGAGGCTCATTCGGTCCAGTCCTTCCAGATGTCGCGGGCGGCGGCCTTGGCCGCGCGCGTGGACGGCGCGCGCGCCGGCGTGCCCAGCGCGATCCAGCCGACCAGCGTCTCGCCCGGGCCGCAGAACGCGGCCTGCAGGCCGGCGTCGCGTACCTTGGCGCCCGACAGCATCTTGCCGCCGAAACCCAGCGCATGCGCCGCGTTGAGGTAGTTGGCCAGCGCGCCGCCGACCGCGACCCACTGCTCGTGCGCCGGCACCTGCGGGTGGCCCAGGTCCAGCCGCGCCAGCACGACCACCGTCACCGGCGGGCGTACGGCGCGCTCGGCGTCCATCGCGACGCCGGCCTCGTCCTTGCCGGCGCGGCGCGCCGCGTCGGCGAAGGCGGCGCCCAGGCGCTCGCGCGCGGCGCCGCGCACGACGACGAAGCGGTAGGGCACGAGTTCGCCGTGATCCGGCGCATGCAGCGCGGCTTCGGCCATCAGATCGAGCGCGGCATCGTCCGGGCCGGGCTCCACGAGGTGCTTGGCGCCGAGCGAATGGCGGCTCAGCAGCAGGTGCAACGAGGTGTTCATCGGCGCGAGCGTACGCGATGCGTGAATTCCGACCGGCGGCACCGCTGGCCCGAAATCTCTTTGATCTCGGATAAGTTTAGGAACATTGTTTTTATCAATTTCAGCATCGCGCTCCCGATACCCGGCCTGAGGCCGCATGGCGCGGCCGGCAGAGGTTGAGATGTCCCTGTTCCGCAGACTGTCCATCGGCGCCCGCATGGCCGCCGGTTTTGCCGCCGTCGTCGCGCTCGCCGTCGGCATGGCGCTGTTCGCCCGTGCCGAGCTCGGCCACGCCAGCGACGAGCTGACGCTGGTCGTCAGCGACCGGATGGTCAAGGTCCAGCAGCTGCTGAAGCTGAAGGACAACGCCCAGCTCGGCGCGCAGGCGGTGCGCAACGCGGTGCTGCTGGACGAGCGCCAAGCCTCGGCCGCCGAGAAGGCGCGCATCGAATCGATGTCGGTGAGCAACGTCGAGACGCTGCAGGCACTGGACCGCTCGATCCAGATCGGCCGCGCACGCGAGATGCTGGCGGAACTGAACGCCGCCCGCGCGCCGTATCTCGACACGATGAAGCGCGTGCTCGCGCTGGCGCTGGAGAACCACGACGACGAGGCGCGCGACCTGCTGATGGGCACGCTGACGCCGCAGCAGCAGCGCTACTTCGACGCCATCGACGCGCTCGTCGCCTTCCAGCGCACGCTGATGGTCGACGGCGCCGAGGCGGTGCGCGAGGAGGCGGCCAGGACCGGCTTGCTGATGTTCGCGCTGGCCGGCCTGGCCGCGCTGCTCGGCGGGCTGATCGCCTGGGGCGTCGGGCGCTCGGTCGTGCGGCCGCTGAAGGCGGCGGTGGCGGTGGCCGAGACCGTCGCCGAGGGCGACCTGCGCTCGCACATCGACACCCAAGGAAGCGACGAGACGGCGCAGCTGCTGAAGGCGCTGCAGCGCATGAACGACAACCTCGCCGACCTCATCGGCAACGTGCGCAGCGGCTGCGAGAGCATCGCCGCCGGTTCCAGCCAGATCGCCGGCGGCACCGCCGACCTGAGCCGGCGCACCGAGTCGCAGGCCAGCAGCCTGCAGCAGACCGCGGCGTCGATGGAGGAACTGGCCAGCACCGTGGCCCAGAACGCCGCGACGGCGCAGCAGGCCAGCCAGGCGGCGGCGACCGCCGGCAGCACCGCCAGCCGCGGCGGCGAGGCCGTGGCGCGGGCGGTCAGCACGATGGAAGAGGTGGCGGCCAGCTCGCGCCGCATCGCCGACATCATCGGCACCATCGACGGCATCGCCTTCCAGACCAACATCCTGGCGCTCAACGCCGCGGTCGAGGCCGCGCGCGCCGGCGAGCAGGGCCGCGGTTTCGCGGTCGTGGCCGGCGAGGTACGCAGCCTGGCCCAGCGCTGCGCCCAGGCCGCACGCGAGATCAAGAGCCTGATCGGCGCCAGCGTCGAGACCGTCGACTCAGGCGTGCGCCTGGTCGGCGAGGCCGGCGGCACGATGCAGGAAGTCGTCGCCGAGGTGCAGAACGTCGCCCGGCTGATGAGCCAGATCAGCGCCGCCAGCGCCGAACAGAACCAGGGCATCGACCAGGTCAACGACGCCGTCACCGACCTGGACCGCACGACGCAGGAGAACTCGGCGCTGGTCGAGGAGAGCGCCGCGGCCACCGACAGCCTGCGCCAGCAGGCCAGCCGGCTGGTCGAGGTGGCGGGACGGTTCAGGCTGGCCACCCATTGAGCGCTCGAGCTGTGACATATGACCGCAGGCACGGGTTTACCCTCGATGCTTTGATCGACCTCAGTTACGTTTTCATTGTTTCGCTCACTTTCTTCGACCCCAGGCCGTTAGTTCGGGCGTTCGCCGTCGTCGCGGCAAGTGGGAGAACAAGAAATGAAGGGGTTCAAGGACTGGTCGATCGGCAGCCGTCTGGCGCTGGGCTTCGCGCTGGTGGGCGTGCTGGCGGTCGGGATGGCGCTGTTCGCGCGCCATGAGCTGAGCGTCGCCAACCAGGCGCTGACCAGCGTCGTCGACGAGCGCATGCTCAACATCAAGAAGCTGAACCTGCTGAAGCACAACGCCATGGCCGGCGCTCAGGCGCTGCGTGATGCACTGCTCCAGCACGAAGACCTCGCCGCGGCGATCGCCGATCTCGAGCGCCTGTCCGGCATGGCCAAGCAGAACGCCGAGACGCTGAGCTCGCTGGACGCGAAGATCGTCGGCCATGACCGCGCGCTCTTCGACGCGCTGACCGCGGCACGCAACCCTTACATGGAGACGCTGAACAAGGTCGCCGAGCTGACC is a window encoding:
- a CDS encoding nitroreductase family protein, with translation MNTSLHLLLSRHSLGAKHLVEPGPDDAALDLMAEAALHAPDHGELVPYRFVVVRGAARERLGAAFADAARRAGKDEAGVAMDAERAVRPPVTVVVLARLDLGHPQVPAHEQWVAVGGALANYLNAAHALGFGGKMLSGAKVRDAGLQAAFCGPGETLVGWIALGTPARAPSTRAAKAAARDIWKDWTE
- a CDS encoding methyl-accepting chemotaxis protein, which translates into the protein MSLFRRLSIGARMAAGFAAVVALAVGMALFARAELGHASDELTLVVSDRMVKVQQLLKLKDNAQLGAQAVRNAVLLDERQASAAEKARIESMSVSNVETLQALDRSIQIGRAREMLAELNAARAPYLDTMKRVLALALENHDDEARDLLMGTLTPQQQRYFDAIDALVAFQRTLMVDGAEAVREEAARTGLLMFALAGLAALLGGLIAWGVGRSVVRPLKAAVAVAETVAEGDLRSHIDTQGSDETAQLLKALQRMNDNLADLIGNVRSGCESIAAGSSQIAGGTADLSRRTESQASSLQQTAASMEELASTVAQNAATAQQASQAAATAGSTASRGGEAVARAVSTMEEVAASSRRIADIIGTIDGIAFQTNILALNAAVEAARAGEQGRGFAVVAGEVRSLAQRCAQAAREIKSLIGASVETVDSGVRLVGEAGGTMQEVVAEVQNVARLMSQISAASAEQNQGIDQVNDAVTDLDRTTQENSALVEESAAATDSLRQQASRLVEVAGRFRLATH